A part of Phoenix dactylifera cultivar Barhee BC4 chromosome 2, palm_55x_up_171113_PBpolish2nd_filt_p, whole genome shotgun sequence genomic DNA contains:
- the LOC103712139 gene encoding uncharacterized protein LOC103712139 isoform X1, with translation METKEKGEICDCKIKLRDNPNRRKDKVYVGCGAGFGGDRPLAALKLLQRVKELDYLVLECLAERTLADRFQVMMTGGKGYDSRISDWMSLLLPLAVERGVCIVTNMGAMDPLGAQKEVLDVANDLGLNIIVSIAYEVSLDKLGLHLSSEGSDKRQGDKQSICAVPRNVADISAECMKGISTYLGAAPIVQCLERYEPNVVITSRVADAALFLAPVVYELGWNWNDFKQLAQGALAGHLLECGCQLTGGYFMHPGDKNRDFSFEQLLDLSLPFAEISCEGEVCVAKADGSGGVLNYSTCAQQLLYEVGDPGSYITPDVIIDLRYVYFCPLSNDRVLCDGAKPFNVQSPDKLLQLIPLDCGWKSWGEISYGGYGCVKRAEAAEFLVRSWMDEAYPGVKDCIVSYIIGHDSLKATGSDRVTYSIEHVMDIRLRMDGLFKLKEHAVCFVEEFTALYTNGPAGGGGICTGLKKEIILQKGLVERERVFWRTEMMRSNSTHQCIKGAACDESDQTHGEQTKPIVIPKVIYANSTVSSALAVAAPSNKKIPLYEVAHSRAGDKGNDLNFSIIPHFPRDIERLKMFITPNWVKEVVSPLLDASSFPDPQAIKQRSNRLEQVMVEIYEVTGIYSLNVVVRNILDGGVNCSRRIDRHGKTLSDLILCQEVMLPPFPHESI, from the exons ATGGAAACAAAGGAAAAAGGTGAAATATGTGACTGTAAGATCAAACTG AGGGACAATCCTAACAGGCGGAAGGACAAAGTTTATGTTGGATGTGGAGCAGGTTTTGGTGGAGATAGGCCACTGGCTGCTCTCAAGTTGCTTCAAAGAGTGAAAGAGCTTGActatcttgtgcttgaatgttTGGCTGAGAGGACACTAGCTGATCGCTTCCAGGTTATGATGACTGGAGGAAAAGGCTATGATTCTCGAA TTTCAGATTGGATGTCGCTGCTTCTGCCTTTAGCTGTGGAAAGAGGAGTTTGTATTGTCACTAATATGGGTGCAA TGGACCCACTTGGCGCACAAAAAGAAGTTCTGGATGTTGCAAATGATCTGGGACTCAATATAATTGTCTCCATTGCTTATGAGGTTTCTTTGGACAAATTAG GACTTCATTTGTCATCTGAAGGATCTGATAAAAGGCAAGGT GATAAACAATCCATATGTGCTGTACCAAGAAATGTAGCTGATATTTCAGCTGAATGCATGAAGGGTATTAGCACATATCTAGGAGCAGCTCCCATTGTTCAGTGCCTAGAGAGATATGAACCAAATGTTGTGATTACTTCTAGAGTTGCTGATGCTGCACTTTTCTTAGCACCAGTG GTATATGAACTAGGTTGGAACTGGAATGACTTCAAACAGCTAGCACAAGGTGCTTTAGCTGGGCATCTTCTTGAATGTGGTTGTCAACTCACTGGTGGATATTTCATGCATCCAG GAGATAAAAACcgggatttttcttttgaacaacTTTTAGATTTATCACTTCCATTTGCTGAAATTAGTTGTGAGGGAGAAGTATGTGTAGCAAAGGCAGATGGTAGTGGAGGTGTTTTGAACTATAGTACTTGTGCCCAGCAGCTTCTTTATGAGGTTGGAGATCCTGGTTCGTACATTACTCCTGATGTG ATCATAGATTTGCGGTATGTCTACTTCTGCCCATTATCCAACGACAGAGTTCTCTGTGATGGGGCAAAACCATTTAATGTCCAAAGCCCTGACAAACTTCTGCAGTTGATTCCACTG GATTGTGGATGGAAAAGTTGGGGAGAAATATCTTATGGAGGATATGGATGTGTCAAACGTGCTGAGGCTGCAGAGTTTCTG GTTAGGTCATGGATGGATGAAGCATATCCTGGAGTTAAAGATTGTATTGTCTCATATATTATTGGACATGACAGCTTGAAAGCAACTGGAAGTGATAGGGTTACTTACTCTATCGAGCATGTAATGGATATAAGACTTCGTATGGATGGTTTATTCAAGCTGAAGGAGCATGCAGTTTGCTTTGTCGAAGAGTTTACAGCTCTCTACACAAATGGACCAGCTGGTGGTGGTGGAATATG TACTGGACTCAAGAAGGAGATAATTCTTCAAAAGGGACTG GTTGAACGTGAACGTGTTTTCTGGCGAACAGAAATGATGAGATCAAATTCTACACATCAATGTATTAAAGGTGCAGCATGTGATGAATCAGATCAAACCCACGGAGAACAAACAAAACCAATAGTTATCCCAAAAGTCATTTACGCGAACAGCACGGTGTCCTCAGCACTTGCAGTTGCTGCTCCATCGAACAAGAAAATTCCTCTATATGAAGTTGCCCATAGCAGAGCTGGTGACAAAGGAAATGACTTGAACTTCTCCATCATCCCTCATTTCCCAAGAGATATTGAGAGGCTTAAAATGTTTATTACACCAAATTGGGTCAAGGAGGTGGTGTcacctcttcttgatgcttcATCATTTCCTGATCCTCAAGCTATCAAGCAGAGAAGCAATCGGCTTGAGCAGGTGATGGTGGAGATCTATGAAGTCACCGGCATTTATTCTTTGAATGTTGTGGTGCGAAATATTCTTGATGGTGGTGTCAATTGTTCTCGAAGAATAGATCGACATGGGAAGACTCTGTCTGATCTCATCTTGTGTCAAGAGGTCATGCTGCCTCCATTTCCACATGAAAGCATctga
- the LOC103712139 gene encoding uncharacterized protein LOC103712139 isoform X2, with product METKEKGEICDCKIKLRDNPNRRKDKVYVGCGAGFGGDRPLAALKLLQRVKELDYLVLECLAERTLADRFQVMMTGGKGYDSRISDWMSLLLPLAVERGVCIVTNMGAMDPLGAQKEVLDVANDLGLNIIVSIAYEVSLDKLGLHLSSEGSDKRQGGISTYLGAAPIVQCLERYEPNVVITSRVADAALFLAPVVYELGWNWNDFKQLAQGALAGHLLECGCQLTGGYFMHPGDKNRDFSFEQLLDLSLPFAEISCEGEVCVAKADGSGGVLNYSTCAQQLLYEVGDPGSYITPDVIIDLRYVYFCPLSNDRVLCDGAKPFNVQSPDKLLQLIPLDCGWKSWGEISYGGYGCVKRAEAAEFLVRSWMDEAYPGVKDCIVSYIIGHDSLKATGSDRVTYSIEHVMDIRLRMDGLFKLKEHAVCFVEEFTALYTNGPAGGGGICTGLKKEIILQKGLVERERVFWRTEMMRSNSTHQCIKGAACDESDQTHGEQTKPIVIPKVIYANSTVSSALAVAAPSNKKIPLYEVAHSRAGDKGNDLNFSIIPHFPRDIERLKMFITPNWVKEVVSPLLDASSFPDPQAIKQRSNRLEQVMVEIYEVTGIYSLNVVVRNILDGGVNCSRRIDRHGKTLSDLILCQEVMLPPFPHESI from the exons ATGGAAACAAAGGAAAAAGGTGAAATATGTGACTGTAAGATCAAACTG AGGGACAATCCTAACAGGCGGAAGGACAAAGTTTATGTTGGATGTGGAGCAGGTTTTGGTGGAGATAGGCCACTGGCTGCTCTCAAGTTGCTTCAAAGAGTGAAAGAGCTTGActatcttgtgcttgaatgttTGGCTGAGAGGACACTAGCTGATCGCTTCCAGGTTATGATGACTGGAGGAAAAGGCTATGATTCTCGAA TTTCAGATTGGATGTCGCTGCTTCTGCCTTTAGCTGTGGAAAGAGGAGTTTGTATTGTCACTAATATGGGTGCAA TGGACCCACTTGGCGCACAAAAAGAAGTTCTGGATGTTGCAAATGATCTGGGACTCAATATAATTGTCTCCATTGCTTATGAGGTTTCTTTGGACAAATTAG GACTTCATTTGTCATCTGAAGGATCTGATAAAAGGCAAGGT GGTATTAGCACATATCTAGGAGCAGCTCCCATTGTTCAGTGCCTAGAGAGATATGAACCAAATGTTGTGATTACTTCTAGAGTTGCTGATGCTGCACTTTTCTTAGCACCAGTG GTATATGAACTAGGTTGGAACTGGAATGACTTCAAACAGCTAGCACAAGGTGCTTTAGCTGGGCATCTTCTTGAATGTGGTTGTCAACTCACTGGTGGATATTTCATGCATCCAG GAGATAAAAACcgggatttttcttttgaacaacTTTTAGATTTATCACTTCCATTTGCTGAAATTAGTTGTGAGGGAGAAGTATGTGTAGCAAAGGCAGATGGTAGTGGAGGTGTTTTGAACTATAGTACTTGTGCCCAGCAGCTTCTTTATGAGGTTGGAGATCCTGGTTCGTACATTACTCCTGATGTG ATCATAGATTTGCGGTATGTCTACTTCTGCCCATTATCCAACGACAGAGTTCTCTGTGATGGGGCAAAACCATTTAATGTCCAAAGCCCTGACAAACTTCTGCAGTTGATTCCACTG GATTGTGGATGGAAAAGTTGGGGAGAAATATCTTATGGAGGATATGGATGTGTCAAACGTGCTGAGGCTGCAGAGTTTCTG GTTAGGTCATGGATGGATGAAGCATATCCTGGAGTTAAAGATTGTATTGTCTCATATATTATTGGACATGACAGCTTGAAAGCAACTGGAAGTGATAGGGTTACTTACTCTATCGAGCATGTAATGGATATAAGACTTCGTATGGATGGTTTATTCAAGCTGAAGGAGCATGCAGTTTGCTTTGTCGAAGAGTTTACAGCTCTCTACACAAATGGACCAGCTGGTGGTGGTGGAATATG TACTGGACTCAAGAAGGAGATAATTCTTCAAAAGGGACTG GTTGAACGTGAACGTGTTTTCTGGCGAACAGAAATGATGAGATCAAATTCTACACATCAATGTATTAAAGGTGCAGCATGTGATGAATCAGATCAAACCCACGGAGAACAAACAAAACCAATAGTTATCCCAAAAGTCATTTACGCGAACAGCACGGTGTCCTCAGCACTTGCAGTTGCTGCTCCATCGAACAAGAAAATTCCTCTATATGAAGTTGCCCATAGCAGAGCTGGTGACAAAGGAAATGACTTGAACTTCTCCATCATCCCTCATTTCCCAAGAGATATTGAGAGGCTTAAAATGTTTATTACACCAAATTGGGTCAAGGAGGTGGTGTcacctcttcttgatgcttcATCATTTCCTGATCCTCAAGCTATCAAGCAGAGAAGCAATCGGCTTGAGCAGGTGATGGTGGAGATCTATGAAGTCACCGGCATTTATTCTTTGAATGTTGTGGTGCGAAATATTCTTGATGGTGGTGTCAATTGTTCTCGAAGAATAGATCGACATGGGAAGACTCTGTCTGATCTCATCTTGTGTCAAGAGGTCATGCTGCCTCCATTTCCACATGAAAGCATctga